In a single window of the Prevotella melaninogenica genome:
- a CDS encoding cupin domain-containing protein, translating to MAKVEKGIIFTSNNVIDYAEGGVVSKELVHSNAGSVTLFSFDAGQGLSEHTAPFDAFIQVVDGKMELTVENVKHVINAGESFIIPSGAPHSVNAPERFKMIITMIRG from the coding sequence ATGGCTAAGGTAGAAAAAGGAATTATTTTCACTTCAAACAATGTAATTGACTATGCAGAAGGTGGTGTAGTAAGTAAGGAATTAGTACATAGTAATGCAGGAAGTGTAACCTTATTTAGCTTCGATGCTGGTCAGGGACTTTCAGAACATACAGCACCATTCGATGCCTTCATTCAGGTTGTTGATGGAAAGATGGAACTAACCGTTGAAAATGTTAAGCATGTAATCAATGCTGGAGAAAGCTTTATCATTCCAAGTGGTGCACCTCACTCTGTAAATGCACCTGAGAGATTCAAGATGATCATTACTATGATTAGAGGGTAA